AATCTTGATTTTGTTCACGGGAAAATGCTTCAGGTAATTCAGCGAAGAATATTTCGTGCCGAAATCATCGATGGAGACGATGATGCCGTGATCGCGCATCTGCTGCAGCAGCGGATAATGCTCCTCCAGCAGCGCGGTGCTCTCGGTAATCTCGAATTCCAGCACACCGGTATCCAGTCCGTACTCGTCAAGCACGGCCAGCAGATTCTCAATCAGGTTACGGTTGTAGAACCAGCTGTTGGAGATATTAATTGAAGTCCGCAGCAGCGGCATCCCCAGGCTGCGCCATTCGCAGAGCTGGCGGCACACCTCACGCAGCACCCAGTCGGTCAGCTGGATCATCAGCCCGGCTTCTTCCACTGCGGTGATGAACGTCCCTGGTCCAATCAGCCCCTTCTCGGGGTGATTCCAGCGGATCAGCGCCTCTATCCCGATCATTTCCCCTGTGATGGCGTTGATCTGGGGCTGATAGTAGAGTACAAATTCTTCCCGCTCCAGCGCGGAGTGCAGATATTTGGCGATCATCGTCTTCTGCTCCAGCTTCTCGCGCAGATCCCAGTCGAAGATGAAGTAATTAGCATCCTCCTGCGACTTGGCCTGGTACATTGACATATCGGCGAATTTCAGCAGATCGTCCGTCTTCTGCGAGTGCTCGGGGTACAGGGAGATGCCGATACTGGTCGACAGGCTCAGATGCGCTCCCGAGATCAGGAGAGTCTGTGAGATCAGCGTGCTGATCCGCCCGGCGATCACAGGAATATCCGTGTGCGGCAGACCCGCGAAGATCATCACGAATTCATCTCCGCCGGTACGGGCGAACAGCTTGAAGGGCAGACCCCCGGATTTGAGCCGTCCGGCCAGGGTCTTGATCACCTGGTCCCCTGTAGAATGCCCGAGCGTATCATTAATCTCCTTGAACCGGTTCAGGTCGAAAAAGAATAAGGTATAGGTCTGCGTCGGCTCCGAGCTCTGCAGCAGACGCTCGAATTCATCCATGAAGAAGCGCCGGTTGGGGATTTCTGTCAGGCTGTCGTAATGGGCAAGCTTCTCATAGAGACGCTTGGAAATACGCAGGTCACGGGTCCGGATGCTGACCAACCGCTCCAGTTCACGGTTGAAGCGGCTCTGATACCAGAAGATATATAGAATGAAGGCAATCACCAGCAGAAAAGCAAGATCAATCCACAGCACGCTGAGCAGCACCTGCCATTTCTTGTGGGAGGGCAGGGAAATCCCCATCAGCCAGTGCTGATTGTAGGTGTTGACGGGAACCGTGAGCCGCGGGTCCAACGCAAGGGCTTTATTGCCGAACAGGAAGGTATGATCCTTGGCAGTGACATAGATATTACTATCCTTATACACGAGCTGGTTAATGATATTATCAATCTTCACGGTGACGGAGACGATGCCCTCCAGAGAGTTATCCTTATAGATGGCCTGCCGGATCACCATGCCATAGCCGCCCTGGGCAAGTGTGCGCGGACCGTCTACTGTAATGCTGCGGGAACGTAGCGTTTCTTGGATCATGCCGGGAGAGGCCAGGGAGGAGTCCAGCAGCAGGCTTCTGCCTAGCAGTGAAGAATTGCCCTCAAGCGGGTAGAGGTAGCGGATCAGACCATCCGGAGCGATCATGATATTCGTGACGTTGCTGGTGTTCTTGGCGTGTGCGGTGGCCAGGTAGCTCTGGATCAGGGCCGGATCGGCATCGAAGCCGACGGTTTGGATAAAGGAGCTGACCCCTTTCACAATGGCCACCCGTTCCTCGATGTTGGAGGCCAGCATGACCGCCTGTGAGGCCAGATCCGCCTTCTCGGCTCTATATTCCCGGGCCAGGGATACGGAATAGTAATAGAACAGGCAGAGCTGCAGGACGATAATGAAGCCGATGATGATGCTTAAAGGCTTTTTACTGAGGAAAGCCATGGATTGCCCCCGATACCGGAAAAATAAAAGCCGCAGATGTCAAAGTATATAATAAGCGGTTCCTAGACCGCAGGGAAATGTCGATAAATGTCGCTTGGGTCTCTATAGCATGTCATTATTATCGTGTTTGCGCAAGGGAATTCCTAACAAAACCCGGCTGAATCCAAAAACGGATAAACACCGTCTGCATAAAAGGGCAGTAAGCATTTATCCGAGTTTTTGGACAGAAGGGCATGGCCCTGCCCGGCAGGAAGGCCGGAGTTATTTTTTGAAGATGCCCAGCGGGGCACCCATCGGCAGGAAGGTACGTCCGAAGTGGGCGTTGAGCACAGATGCGCCGCAGCCGTAGAGGGATACGATACCGATCGCCATTTCCGATACGGCAGCCAGCTTGTGGAAGAATTCCGCAGCAACGCCGAAGGCATCCATCGAGAGACCGAGGAACAGGAAGTCGATCAGGATGAAGATAATCAGCAGTACGCGGTTCGCCTCAACGGCGCCGAGCGTCATGAAGAGTGTGAACACAAGATATCCTGCAAAAACAAATCCCAGCTGCTTGGGATCAACGCCCTCTGCCAGCACTGCACCGAACACACCGAGCTTGATCAGCCAGCTTGCTCCCATGCCGAACCAGAAGAACGCATAGGCGCCGAAGGCAGTCATGCCGAAGGTATTGTTGTGCTTGGCATCCTGGATGGATGCAAATAGCTGGGCGAAGGCTCCAAGGAAGATGGCCCATGGAATAGCATAGCTGAGACCTGTTGTAATTTCGAGCTTTTGTGAAGAAGCGACCAGGGTAACGATGGCTAGTCCGAACAAGCCGATGGCGCTCGGGTCGGCGGTAACGATTTTGACGGACTGTGAGGTGTGCGGTTGCGCTGACATAACAATGAAAGCCTCCAATTTTCATAAGTGTTCGCATAGGATAACAGCACCCTGGACCGGGTGCTGTTATCAGCCTGCCTATCATATCATATCGCCCGTAGCTTGCCTATAAAAGAAGTCTGTTACCGCCCGGTGTAATAATTACCTTGCTCCAGAAAAGAATACAGCGCCTGAGCCTGAAGCGGACGGCTGATATAGTAACCCTGAAGCTCGTCGCTGCCCAGCTCCCGCAGCATGTCGAATTGCTCTCTATGCTCGATGCCTTCAGAGACTACGCGCAGTCCCAGATTATGGCTCAGCTCGATAATCGCCTTGACGAGCACATCCCCTTGGGCCTCCCGTGACATCTCGGAGATGAAGGAGCGGTCAATCTTGATCACATCGACCGGGAAGCGGCGCAGATAGCTGAGGGAGGAGAAGCCGGTACCGAAATCATCCAGCGAGATCCGGAACCCGTGGGCCCGGAGCTGCTGCAGCGACAGGAAGATGCCGTCGCCGGAGACGAGCACGCTCTCCGTGATCTCCAGCTCCAGGCTGGAGGCCGGCAGCTCATATTCATCCAGCAGCTCCAAGAGCAGCTCCAGCAGGCCCGGCTGCATGAGCTGCAGCGCGGAGATGTTCACTGCGGCGGTGAGCTCAAGCCCCCGGCTGCGGAAATCGCGCATATCAGAGCACACCTGGCGCAGCACCCAGCTGCCGATGCCGACGATGGAGCCGCTGCTCTCCGCCAGCGGAATGAATTCGGCCGGTGAGATGTTGCCATAGCCCGGATTGTTCCAGCGCAGCAGGGCTTCCACCTTGGACACCTGTCCATGCCCCGTGCTGAGAATCGGCTGGTAGTGCAGCTCGAACTCGTTCCCGGCGGCAGCGGAGAGGAGCTGCTGGGCCAGCACTTTTTTGCGCCGGATGCCTGCTTCCAGATCCTCTGAATACTGAAAAATATTATTGCGGCCGGTCTCCTTGACATGGAACATGGCCAGATCCGCCTGTTTGACCAGATAATCGGCGTCTTCCCCGTTCTGCGGATAAATACTGATGCCGATGCTGGCGGTATTATATAGAAGATGTCCCTTGATCCGGTGCGGCATGGACAGGGCTTCCTGAATCCGGGAGAGCTGCCGGGCAATGCTGCCTTCATCAGGCACATCGTAGAGCAGAATGGTGAATTCATCCCCGCCGAGCCGGGAGACCACATCACGCTTGCCGACAACCTGTGTGATGCGGAACGCAGTCTCCTTCAGGATAGCATCGCCGAAATCATGGCCGAGGGTATCGTTCACCGTCTTGAAATGATCCAGATCAATGAAGACCAGCACGATCTGGCGGTCACTGCCCTTGACGGCGGCAATGGCTTCATTTAATTTGTCAAAAAACAGCGAGCGGTTGGGCAGCCGCGTCAGCGGGTCCAGCATCGATTGCTGCCGCAGCTCGTCCTGGGTCTGCTCCAGCGAATCAATCATCCGGTTGAATTCGACCTCAACCTCGCTGAATTCATCCTGCCCGGAGCTGGGAATCCGGATCGACAGATCCTTGCTGCTGCCGATTCTACGGATGTTGCGGACCAGAGAAGACATTCTTCTCAGAATGAACCGGTTCACGAAGAGGAGGCTTGCGCCCAGCATTAACATAATGGAGATGAAATAGAAGATACGGAAGGTGGAGAGTGACTTGAGCCCGCTGTTGTAGAACTGGCGGGGTTCCTTCAGGGTGAGGACCATTCCGGGATCACCGAACAGATCGTCTAGTACAGTATGGATGCACATCTGCCCGCCCCGGACAGGGCCGGTCCAGACGCGCTCGCCTCCGCTGTCTGCAAGCAGGGGGGTGGTGAGGCGCGACATCTCCACCGTGGACAGGGTATCCTCCCAGATCTGCGCGATCCCGTCCTGGTGCAGCATCCGTCCGGCAATGGCTGTTCCGATGACCGGCTTGCCCTTGGTGCTGTTAAGAATAGGGGTAAGGGTAATTAGCATAGTCCCCTTGTCCAGATTAACGAAGCCGCTCCTGCTCTCGCCGGGAGCCCCCGGCACAGGCAGACGGCTTCGAATCAGCTTCATTAGCGTTAGCTGCTCCTGGGTTAAAGGGGTGACTATTCCTGCCTGCAGATCATAAGAGCCGCCATATAGCGGTTGTCCGTCCAGATCAAGCAGGGCAATCATATCGAAAAGATTCATTGGATAAGCTGCCGGTTCAAGACTGCTGCGGATGAAGGCGGCAGCTGGACTGCGGGTGTCAGCAGAGCCGGTAGCCGCTGCGCTCTCCATGAACCGGTAGGTTTCATCACGGACGGCAACATCAAGGAGTCCTGTTCTAAGGTTCTCCAGCTCTTGATGATAAGCGGCGGTAGCCTTGCTCAGGTTGCGCTCCAGCTCTGCCTCATCCAGCTTCTCGAAGCGGTTCAGCAGAATCAGGTGAAGCATCAGATAGGTGGTGCCAATGCCGAGGATAGCGACAAAACTAATGAAGATGATTATTTTTTTGCGGAGTTTCATCTGATCCCCTTCATTATTTAAGATTTAATAGGAAATAAGTACCATCGATTATAGTGTACCACGATTAGGGAATATTTTGCAGCGTAAATCTGCCCGAAGTGTCGAATTTTGATGTATAATAATTTAATGATAATAATTATCAAATAATAATAAAAGGAGATTACTCTTGGCATGATGGAGAAGTGGACTCTATTTAAGAAAGCCTCACGGTTTGGAGTGATCCCTGTTATGCTCATACCGGTTGTCCTGGGAACGGCCGGGGCCTATGTATGGCAGGGAGTATTCCATCCGTTTTTATTTGTAATCACGTTCATTGGAGCGGCTGCTGCGCATTTATTCTCCAATATGGTAAATGACTTGTGGGATTTCCGCAACGGAACCGATACGGAGGCCCAGCATACTCCTGGAGCGATCTCCACGAACTCGGGGTTCCTGTCCGGGGGCGTCATGCGTGAGTCGTTGTTTGCCCTGCTGACCTGGGGGCTGCTGGCCGTTGCGGCTGGCTGCGGCCTGCTGCTCAGCCTGTACAGCGGCTGGGAGATTCTCTGGTTCGTGGCCGGAGGGGCACTGATCGCTTATTTCTATGTGGCGCCGCCGCTGCAGTTCGGATACCGTGGCAAGGGCTACAGCGAGCTTGCCATCTTCCTGTCCTTTGGACTCATGCCGGTGCTTGGCGCCTATTTCGTTCAGACCGGGGCGTTCAGCCTGAAGCCGGTGCTGCTGTCGCTGCCCAGCGGACTGCTCACCACCCTGCTGCTGTTCAATCATCACTTTCTGCACTGGAGAGCTGACAAGCAGGCCGGCAAGCTTACACTGGTCGTGGTATGGGGGGAACGCAGAGCGCTGATCTTCTCCCAGGTGCTGCTTTATATCTCTTACGCTTCGCTGATTGCGTGTGTGCTGCTTCATATTTTGCCGGTATATGCGCTGCTCGCTCTGCTGACAGCCATTGCCCCGATACGGATCTACCGCAGCCTCCTGCCGGAGAATCCGTCGGAAGCCTACCTGCCGCTTATGGGGGCTTCACAGCGCGCATCGGTACGCTGCGGGGCGGTCATGACGGTGGCGCTGCTGATCCAGAGTCTATTTTAACTAATATATATCATTGATAAGCTACTACACTACAGAAAGCGGGAGAATTCATGGACAAGCAGCTGCCAGCGAACGAAGGCAATCCTGCAACGCAGGGCAAGCAAACGGTAATCGGGGATTTCCATACCATTCTGGAGGAAGGAAAGGTCTGGCAAACGGGCGGCTTCAAGCTGCCGGACGGCTCGTTCTGGGCGTATCGTGAGCCGGAAGCGGTGGTGATCGTGCGTAATGATCATCTGTATGTGCGGGCTCAGCTGAGCCGCCGCCATGATCAGGTGCAAATTCTGGATAATGCCAAGCATATGTACTATTCGGCCCAGCCGGTAGAGATTCCGGAGGAAGGCGAAATCCGCTTCGAGCTCCAGATCCGCGCCCGCACGCAGGGGACTGCTCCGGGGGATCTGTATGACGGCTATGTGTCGCTGAATCTGCTGGACTTTACCACAGGCGCGGCACTTGATTTCTTTGCGGGCAATGATAAATATGCCAGTGTGTACGGCATCCTTCCGTTCCCCGGGGTGACCGTACCCGAGACGGGAGGCACCAAATACTTCTGTATTTTCAAGGAGGATACGGACTTCAAGCCGCGTGAATTCAACACGTACGCCATCACCTACCACCGGGGCAATAATGAGGCTGTCTTCTATGTGAATGGGAATGAAGTGCGGCGCGAGCGGAATGTGCCCGTGAAATTCAACAGCTTCACCATCGCTCTGGGCATTATGACGGAGAAGGACCTGACCCCGGAAGGCAGCGTGTCGGCACATGGCCAGACGGTTATCGCTGAATGGTCGCCGGTTACTATCACAACCACCGCACAGTAACGTGCTCATATGACTGATAAGGATGAATAGCCGTGAATCTAAGAACTTTCTTCAAGTTTGTCGAGCTGCCGACGAAGGTGGCCAGTATGCTTCCGCTGCTGCTGGGGACGCTGTATGCCCTGTACCGGTTTGAGGACTTCTATATCCTGCGCTTCATGCTGATGCTGGTGTCCCTCTTAAGCTTTGATATGGCGACAACAGCGATCAACAACTATTATGATTTCAAAAAGGCCGCCAAAACCCATGGCTACGGGTATGAGACACATAATCCGATTGTCCGCTTCAAGCTGAAGGAGTCTACGGTGGTGACGCTGATCGTCATTCTCCTTGTGCTGGCGGCAGGCGGGGGCATTGCCCTGGTATTCCAGACTGGACTGCTGGTATTCCTGCTTGGAGGACTCTCCTTCCTGATCGGCATCCTGTACTCCTTCGGACCGATCCCCATCTCGCGGATGCCGCTCGGTGAGCTGTTCTCCGGGCTGTTCATGGGGTTCGTCATTATTTTCATCTCGGCCTATATTCATTCGGACCAGGCGGTGGTCACGCTGCTGCTGAAGGGCGAATGGATCAGCCTGCATATTAATTTTCTTGAGGTGCTGTATCTGTTCTGGTTCTCCGTCCCGGCAATACTGGGGATTGCCGGAATTATGCTCGCGAACAATATCTGCGATATTGAGGATGACATTGAGAACCGCAGATACACGCTGCCGGTGTACATCGGACGGGAGAATGCGCTGCTGCTGTGGAGGCTGCTCTATTATGTGTCTTTTGCCGATCTGATTGTGCTGGTGCTGCTCGGGGTCCATCCGGTCCTGGTCCTGCTGCTCCTGCTGACCCTGATTCCGCTGCGCCGCAATATTGCACGCTTCTATCAGGAGCAGCATAAAGGCACGACCTTCATTCTGGCGGTGAAGAATTTCGTGCTGATGAGTGCGGCAAGAATCCTTGTGCTGGGTATAGCTGTTATATGGGTCACACTAAGATAAGGAAGGTGATAACTTTGGCAGAGAAGCTTCGCTGGGGAATCATGGGCTGTGCGCAGATCGCTACAGGCTCGGTCATGCCGGCTATCCAGGAGTCCGAGACCGGGGTGATCCGGGCGGTGGCCAGCCGGGGACTCACGAAGAGCAGCAGCGTAGCCGCCGAATTCGGCATTGAGCAGGCATACGGCAGCTATGAAGAGCTGCTTGCGGACCCGGAGGTGGATGCTGTCTATATTCCGCTTCCGAATCATCTGCACTGTGAGTGGGTGATCCGCGCGGCTGAAGCCGGTAAGCATATCCTATGCGAGAAGCCGATTGCGCTGAACAGCCGTGAGGCGGCCGAGATGGTCGGGGCCTGCCAGAAGGCGGGCATTCACTTGGCGGAGGCTTATATGTACCGGCATCATCCGCGCATCAATGAGCTGCAGGTGATTATTGCCAGCGGCGAGATCGGTGCAGTGCGTACCATCCGCGGCACGTTCACTTACAACGATGCTACGGATACCTCCAACATCCGCTTCAATGCTGCCTGGGGAGGCGGATCGCTCTATGATGTCGGCTGCTATCCGCTCACTGCGGCGCGGCTGCTGTTCGGTACAGAGCCGGAGGCTGTAACCGTGCACGCGCTGTTCTCGCCGGAGCATGACAATGTAGATATGGTTGCCTCCGGGCTGGTGGAGTTCCCCGGCGGGAAGAGCCTGATCTTCGACTGCGGGATGTGGGCGTACAACCGCCAGCTGCTGGAGGTGCTCGGTACGCAGGGGCGGATTGAGGTTCCGATGCCGTTCAATGCGAGATTCGATGATGCGGAGTTCTTCGTGTACGGCGGCGGTGAGCCCCGGCGTGTCGCAGCCGTCGGAGCCAACCCTTACGTCCAGCAGGCCGACCATTTCGCCAGGGCAGTCTTCAGCGGCAAGCCCTGGATTGCGGAAGAGGACCCGCTGCTGAATATGAGGTTAATCGAGAGCTGTCTGGAATCCGCCCGGAGGCGTGAGCGAATCCAATTAGGGTAATCATTTGAGTTCATTTTCATAAACAACGCCAAAAAGCAGCGATTCTTCCAGTTACGGAGGAATCGCTGCTTTTGTGGTGAGGAGAGGGTCCAGGTTAGATTGGGTTCAGAAGGAGCTCATCCTCGTCTTTGCCGCCACGGTTAAAGGCTTCACGGTCGAATTCACCCTCCGAATTGGCGACCAGCAGGGCTGTAACGGTCGTTCCGGTAGCATTCACTGCGGTGCGGCCCATATCGATAAGAGCCTCTACCCCGGCAACAATGGCTATACCTTCAAGCGGCAAGCCGAGTGCGGTCAATACCACAGTGGTGGAGATGACAGCCGGTCCGGGCACGCCTGCTACCCCGATGGAGGAGATGATGCTGACCAGCACCAGCGTAATATAGTCGGTTCCGGTAAGCTGAATTCCGTAGACCTGGGCGGTGAATACAGCTACAATGGCCGGCCATACGCCGCCGCAGCCATTGAAGTTGACGGACGCGCCCAGCGGAGCCACGAAGCTGGCAATGCGCGGTGAGACATGCAGCCGTTTGGTGATCACCTCCAGATTCACCGGCAAGGTGGCATAGCTGCTTCTGGTGGTGAAGGCCACGGTCAGCATCGGGTAGATTTTGCGGAAGAAGCGGATAGGGTTCACCTTGGCCACAAGCAGCACCAGCCCGCCGAAGACCAGAACAAAGTGCAGAATCAGTGCGGCGTAAGAGGTGAGTATGACACTGCCCAGCTCCTGTAAGGTATCCCAGCCGTAGCGTGCCGTGATTCCGGCAATCAATGCGAATACGCCGTAAGGCGTTAAGCGGATAACGAATTTTACGACCTGATGCAGCACGGTTGTCAAGGATTCGATAAGATCACGGACAGGCTTCACGGCCTCCGGCTTCTTGGAGCCGACCTTAATAATGGCCACAGCCAGGAAGATCGCAAAAATCAGCAGTGGTACCACCTTACCAGTAGCCGCTTCATTCACGGGGTTGGACGGGACAAGGTCGAGGATCACCTGTGAGAAGGTGGGGATTTCACGGGCGGTGAAGTCCTCGGGAACGGTCTGCTGGATGCCCTTGCCCGGGTTGAACAGCAGAGCCACGGACAGGCCGATGATGGAGGCGATTCCGGTGGTGCCGAGGAACCAGGCGAAGGTCTTGATGCCGATTTTGCGCAGGTATTCCAGGTTCGTTAAGGAAGAGATGCTGTTCAGCACCAGAATGAACACCAGTGGCACAACAAGCATCCGGATTAGACTGACATAGATGCTGCCGAACGTGCTGATGGCCTTAGTCTCCAATGTGAAATATTGAAAAAATATGCCCGCGATCAGTCCGATGCCCAGCCCTGCCAGCACACGGGTGCCGAAGCCGATTCTCTTGCGGGCCATGAAGAACAGGATGGCGAATACGATAATAGAAACCACGAAGCCATGCCAGTTCGTCTCGATGGCGGTTAATAGATTGTTGTCGATATTATTCATGCTGCGCTAAAGCCTCCTAAATAATAGTTTTTTGGTCGGAATTAATGGTTTTAAATGTATATGGTAATTTTATGAATGTCAATGTATAAATATGTTAATATTTATTAATTCCGATAAAACACATGTGATAAATAAATTCGTGATTGACAAGCGATACCAGGATGAATAATATGGAACTTATCTGCAAGCCGTTACGGGATCGACTGGACCGCCAGAGATTCAACAGAAGCGCATAATCATGCGTGCTGTTGAATCTCTTTTTGCGTTTTAAGGTCCTGTAACCGGCAATGCCAACTATCAGCCTAGGGCGAAATGAAAGGAATGATTCATCTATGAAAAAGCTTACGGTATCCGTTATTACCGCAGCGGTAGTCTTCTCGGCATTGACCTTTGCCGCAGTATCCGCCACTCGAAAAACAGCGGAGGCTGAGCCGGTTCAGGAGAAGGCCGCCGCTGCCGCAGCGGCCAGCCAGCCAACGGCGGCACCGGCGCAGACGAGTTCTCCCGCTGTAGCGGTGCAGGCTGAAGCACCCCCGGCTGAAGCGGCCCAGACTGCAGCGGTCCAGCCTGAGGCATCAGCAGCCCCGGCTGTAGCTGCCGCCGTGCAGGCTAAGGCCAGCGCAGCCCCAGCCTTGGCAGCCCCAGCCTTGGCGGCTCCAGCCGCAGCAGCTTCAGCAGCACCGAAGGCTACCTCCGCACCTGCCCTTCAAGCTCCCCAAGTGAAGGCTGCCGCCGCCAACCCGCAAGCTGCCGTTCCTTCAGCAGCTCCTGTTATTAGCACCCCTGCTCCTAAATCAGCCGTTGCAGCGGTTCCTACGGCCGCTCCGGCTGCTGTTACCGCCACGCAACAGCCTGTGATTGCCGCAGCGCCTGCTGTAACACAGGCCCCTGCTGCCACACAGGCTCCAGCCAAGGCCGTTACATTCTCGACAACCGAAGTGGTCAAAGCCAAAGCTACTGCAGCACCTGCTTCTGCGGCTAACACAGCTAATGCTGTACCGCAACAACCGGTTAGCGCTCCTGCGCCAGCACCGGCAGAAGCTGCTCCTGCAGAGGCTGCTCCGGCTCCGGCCGCTACAGAAGAGGTTTGCCCTTGACGGGCAAGCCTGCTTCAAATATAAGAATTTAGCTGTTACAGACCCTAACCCAATACAAGTCGAGGTGCACATAATGACAAAACTGCGTAAGCTCCAAAAAATAGTACCGCTGCTGCTGGCAGCCTCTCTATTCGTTCTCCCGGTTCACCAGGCAACAGCAGACCAGGCTGCCTTGCCGGAAGCAGAGGCCTTAGTTCAAGCAGCTTCCAAGAGCGGCGTAAGCCATTATAACTATTTCAACAATGTCTACAGCCATCTGAAGGATGAGAATCATGTGTTCAAGGCAGCAACGTATGAGGATATCGTCCATCTGTTTGAGAGTGAAGGAAGCTATGCGGTGCTGGTGGGCGGAGCATGGAGCGAGCATACCCAGGCGGAGATAGGTTTTATTAATGAGGCGGCCAAGCAGTATGGTGTATCCACTATCTATAATTTTGATACGAAGCTGGATGGTGACAGTCTGGATATTGCGGACAGCAACAATAAATATGCCTATAAATACGTGGACCTGGTTAATAAGTACTTGAAGAACCTCGACTTGTACGACAAAAGCATTCCCGAGCATAATGTCAGCTACGTCAACAAAGCAGGAGCTGTAATTACTGCGAACAAGCTGGAAGCGCCTTTTCTGTTCGTCTACAACAAGGATCATAAAGACAGCCAGGGCAATAGTGCTCCGATCGTCTCCTATCTGAACGAGAGCAGGTCCTGGAGTGATTTCCAGACGGGCGGAACACTTGACCCTGTTAAGGTGGCGGATTACAAAGCCCTGCTTGAGCCTGTATTCCGCTCAGCAACTTCCTTTAACACAATTGATGAGTCAGCTTATATTAAGGCGGCATTCAATAAGAACTATCTGGGGGAGAATCCGGGCAAGCCGGCAATCTTCACGGAAGGGGACGGCAGTCTTGTCTATGAGCATGTAACCTACCATCAGCTCAAGCAGATTTTGGCCAGTGACGGGAATTATGCGATTCTGTTCGGCGGGTCCTGGTGCCCGAATACGCAAGCTGTAATCAAATACATTAACGAGTATGCCAAGAAATATCAGGTGGACAAAATATATTTCTTCGATACCAAGCTGGATTCCGGGGTGAATGTTGCCGAGCCGGATAATAACAGCGGCGGTACCTATCCGGTCAATCCTCATGGCAATGAGGAGCTTCAGATCCGGGCGACAGGCCATCCCTACGCGAACCTGTATGTAGATCTGGTTAACACCTATCTGACCAACATCAAGACAGAGAACAATACGGCAGCGAAGCCTAACGTAATCAGCTATACTGACAGCAAC
The window above is part of the Paenibacillus sp. FSL H8-0048 genome. Proteins encoded here:
- a CDS encoding dicarboxylate/amino acid:cation symporter; this encodes MNNIDNNLLTAIETNWHGFVVSIIVFAILFFMARKRIGFGTRVLAGLGIGLIAGIFFQYFTLETKAISTFGSIYVSLIRMLVVPLVFILVLNSISSLTNLEYLRKIGIKTFAWFLGTTGIASIIGLSVALLFNPGKGIQQTVPEDFTAREIPTFSQVILDLVPSNPVNEAATGKVVPLLIFAIFLAVAIIKVGSKKPEAVKPVRDLIESLTTVLHQVVKFVIRLTPYGVFALIAGITARYGWDTLQELGSVILTSYAALILHFVLVFGGLVLLVAKVNPIRFFRKIYPMLTVAFTTRSSYATLPVNLEVITKRLHVSPRIASFVAPLGASVNFNGCGGVWPAIVAVFTAQVYGIQLTGTDYITLVLVSIISSIGVAGVPGPAVISTTVVLTALGLPLEGIAIVAGVEALIDMGRTAVNATGTTVTALLVANSEGEFDREAFNRGGKDEDELLLNPI
- a CDS encoding Gfo/Idh/MocA family protein, whose amino-acid sequence is MAEKLRWGIMGCAQIATGSVMPAIQESETGVIRAVASRGLTKSSSVAAEFGIEQAYGSYEELLADPEVDAVYIPLPNHLHCEWVIRAAEAGKHILCEKPIALNSREAAEMVGACQKAGIHLAEAYMYRHHPRINELQVIIASGEIGAVRTIRGTFTYNDATDTSNIRFNAAWGGGSLYDVGCYPLTAARLLFGTEPEAVTVHALFSPEHDNVDMVASGLVEFPGGKSLIFDCGMWAYNRQLLEVLGTQGRIEVPMPFNARFDDAEFFVYGGGEPRRVAAVGANPYVQQADHFARAVFSGKPWIAEEDPLLNMRLIESCLESARRRERIQLG